A stretch of the Fusarium musae strain F31 chromosome 2, whole genome shotgun sequence genome encodes the following:
- a CDS encoding hypothetical protein (BUSCO:EOG09264VC6), translating to MYNSLTRIQNTFGFFTTVAFVVAAFIAVSDLLAPRAPDAGIFQKTSAQVVKGRPHYYSSKKEEYAIIRFNLDADLRSLFTWNTKQVFVYVTAEWPGPKNSTNEAVIWDKIITNPSADHLQNIGPVAMKKLKRSAEGNGFIGLKNQKPKYQITHPSGKVAEIDDVKLKLHYNVQPWVGFLTWDQSRDIGHWRALKWGESPKFQLPALKPKKKDGHKKSY from the exons ATGTACAATTCTCTCACACGTATTCAAAACACCTTTGGTTTCTTTACCACTGTCGCATTTGTGGTCGCAGCTTTTATCGCTGTGTCTGACCTCTTGGCCCCACGGGCGCCCGATGCTGGCATATTCCAGAAGACAAGCGCTCAAGT TGTAAAGGGCCGACCACACTACTACAGCTCTAAGAAGGAGGAATACGCCATCATTCGATTCAACCTCGATGCTGACTTGAGGAGCCTCTTTACATGGAATACCAAGCAGGTTTTTGTCTATGTCACTGCTGAGTGGCCTGGCCCCAAGAATTCGACTAATGAGGCTGTTATCTGGGATAAAATCATTACCAACCCCAGCGCCGACCATCTCCAGAACATTGGACCTGttgcgatgaagaagctaaAGCGTAGCGCTGAGGGCAA tgGCTTTATCGGCCTCAAAAATCAGAAGCCAAAGTATCAGATCACCCACCCCAGTGGGAAGGTCGCCGAGATAGATGAcgtgaagctcaagctccaTTACAATGTTCAGCCGTGGGTCGGGTTTCTAACTTGGGACCAGTCCCGGGATATCGGTCACTGGAGGGCTTTGAAATGGGGAGAGTCGCCTAAGTTCCAACTTCCTGCTCTCAAGCCtaagaagaaagatggtCATAAGAAGAGCTACTAA
- a CDS encoding hypothetical protein (MEROPS:MER0011024), producing MGGGQSTQARSYSSEPLYDRPSKRVKPSGPELSNTNLSRFFPPPSSIHQPLEAIEDEETQSSPQKYHDLTREDSMVETIDGSSIISFGRTAGATSNQQEYRNVHRHNSVKRPRRRRRQESKISSSPIEIDDTSAVAHRNLAPQTSHPPTSPDQLAGENEDGPPPANVTSDVVSHPKRPATEYNQSAPKRFKVHSQQSDDELTPRAPGPRETAKKPSFPKLISQPRIQRGDIQSTTFKATKAMPGRENLANKALPSKEVPLEAAVCGKYSFSPADSIEPVTLRLGPHAAEPMHENIGDLSWLQISRSSIQDVKHSNTNSPIVLIGRSARASFSCGKLALKFLTDADASFFIHWLQGLPCLSECSTSKLDATFHCAKKEADGYRTNSAKASGIFLPYESHRAHGFRSQQHHRDPFLGDPVSPGLPVSKQKKLRDGMQSILEPNDVVQMEPPVTDDVFTGLARNQRLGTRQSTRESPQSQHGRTPKPWTACNPGWEKKWHRSLVWPPTGKNRATVDKDDIQRLDEGEFLNDNIISFYLRYLQAQLEKERPEVLKKVYIFSTFFFEKLRSNRGKINYDGVKAWTARVELLSYEFIVVPVNENAHWYLAIIYNAPRLLQQEVKAEPSIEKESWNTQDAIIVEDNDAVMNRAESLPAATKPPIVSIDVEVARSTRSRAINDSNHFLIDDKHTPSIVTPGRTSKRQSTGGNQKFSLDDSKIITLDSLGSSHAPTCRCLKDYLFEEARHKKGLEINSLPSGMTARGIPMQDNFCDCGVYVLGYMENFLKDPDEAVRRLLHKEDTEWKINAPEIRAKVRDLLFECQEKQHERLEKEKEIKRQRRATRGPVSSPQIPASSPQVPRREPETPQVSRYLTNPSVNGASGSPIEADRQTGTTSSYFAVASAERPGQSPTSKRIDEPPLVQPLREDSGNESKASSSGDVYHSARSSPINSVPPVPPGLTTEVLRDERPLKQPSTPEFVHKLPDSPDDMAPTATSSTVKRASSPLLSLVTRQHPSPGSQGSQRAVLLEQTVVRSIEDDMSPPKGPQYDGVDQSIDLTV from the exons ATGGGTGGCGGGCAATCTACTCAAGCAAGAAGTTACTCCAGCGAACCCCTATATGATCGACCGAGCAAGCGAGTCAAGCCATCCGGGCCTGAACTATCCAACACGAATTTGTCCCGCTTCTTCCCTCCCCCGAGTTCTATCCACCAGCCGCTAGAAGCAatcgaagacgaagaaacgCAAAGCTCGCCGCAAAAGTATCACGATTTGACCCGAGAAGACTCTATGGTCGAAACTATCGATGGCTCAAGCATCATCAGTTTCGGTAGGACTGCAGGAGCTACGAGCAACCAGCAAGAGTACCGCAATGTTCACCGTCACAACAGCGTGAAACGTCCCCGACGGCGGCGCAGACAGGAATCCAAAATATCCTCATCACCTATCGAAATTGATGATACGAGTGCCGTTGCGCACCGAAACCTTGCTCCTCAAACTTCACACCCCCCTACAAGCCCAGACCAATTAGCTGGGGAAAATGAGGATGGTCCGCCACCCGCCAACGTCACGTCTGATGTCGTTTCTCATCCAAAGCGGCCAGCAACAGAATATAATCAGAGCGCGCCAAAGCGGTTCAAGGTGCACTCGCAGCAgtctgatgatgagcttaCGCCTAGAGCTCCCGGGCCCCGTGAGACAGCCAAGAAACCTAGCTTCCCGAAGCTAATTTCACAACCGCGAATCCAACGGGGTGACATACAGTCTACCACATTCAAAGCAACAAAAGCCATGCCGGGGCGCGAAAACCTGGCTAACAAGGCATTACCGTCGAAAGAGGTTCCCTTAGAGGCTGCAGTCTGTGGGAAGTACTCATTCTCTCCAGCAGACAGTATTGAGCCAGTCACCCTTCGACTTGGTCCCCACGCTGCTGAGCCCATGCATGAGAATATCGGAGATCTCTCCTGGCTTCAAATTTCGCGGTCTTCAATCCAAGATGTCAAACACAGTAACACCAATAGCCCCATTGTCCTCATAGGTCGCTCAGCCAGAGCATCTTTTTCCTGCGGTAAACTCGCACTGAAGTTTCTGACCGATGCAGACGCCTCATTCTTCATCCACTGGTTGCAAGGCTTGCCATGCCTCTCTGAGTGCAGCAC AAGCAAGCTGGATGCAACATTTCATTGCGCAAAGAAAGAGGCCGACGGTTACAGGACAAACTCAGCGAAGGCATCTGGTATATTCTTACCGTATGAAAGTCATAGAGCCCACGGTTTCAGATCCCAGCAGCACCACAGAGATCCTTTCTTAGGTGATCCTGTCTCGCCTGGCCTTCCTGTTTCGAAACAAAAGAAGCTCAGGGATGGGATGCAAAGCATCCTTGAGCCAAACGATGTTGTGCAAATGGAACCACCCGTCACCGATGATGTGTTTACAGGGTTGGCTCGCAACCAAAGGCTCGGGACTCGGCAATCAACCAGGGAATCTCCGCAATCTCAACATGGAAGAACCCCGAAACCATGGACGGCTTGCAATCCTGGTTGGGAGAAAAAATGGCACAGATCTTTGGTGTGGCCTCCAACAGGAAAGAACCGGGCAACAGTCGATAAAGATGATATTCAACGGCTGGATGAAGGCGAATTTCTCAACGACAATATTATCAGCTTTTATCTTCGCTATCTACAAGCCCAGCTTGAGAAAGAGCGGCCAGAGGTCCTCAAGAAGGTGTACATTTTTAGTACATTTTTCTTCGAGAAGCTCAGGTCAAATCGCGGCAAGATCAACTATGATGGGGTCAAAGCCTGGACTGCCCGCGTCGAACTGCTGTCATACGAGTTCATTGTTGTTCCCGTTAACGAAAACGCGCACTGGTACCTGGCCATCATATACAATGCACCTCGGCTTCTGCAACAAGAGGTGAAAGCGGAACCAAGCATCGAGAAGGAGTCTTGGAATACACAAGATGCAATAATTGTTGAGGATAATGACGCAGTAATGAATCGTGCGGAGAGTCTTCCTGCTGCAACAAAGCCTCCCATTGTGTCTATAGATGTGGAAGTTGCCCGCTCAACCAGAAGCCGGGCGATTAATGACAGCAACCATTTTCTAATTGATGACAAGCATACGCCGAGCATAGTGACTCCTGGCAGAACAAGCAAACGACAGTCAACTGGAGGAAACCAGAAGTTCAGCCTTGACGATTCAAAAATCATTACACTCGACTCGCTAGGCTCATCGCATGCACCAACCTGCAGGTGTCTAAAGGACTATCTCTTTGAGGAAGCAAGGCACAAGAAGGGCCTCGAGATCAATAGTCTACCCAGCGGCATGACTGCTCGAGGCATTCCGATGCAAGACAATTTCTGCGACTGTGGTGTGTACGTCCTGGGTTACATGGAAAATTTCCTGAAGGACCCAGATGAGGCTGTTCGAAGACTCCTTCACAAAGAAGACACCGAATGGAAAATCAACGCCCCTGAGATCCGTGCCAAGGTGAGGGATCTTCTCTTCGAATGTCAAGAGAAGCAGCATGAGCGtctagaaaaagaaaaggagatAAAGAGACAGCGGAGGGCAACAAGGGGTCCCGTCTCCTCACCACAGATACCTGCCTCTTCACCACAGGTGCCCCGAAGAGAACCAGAGACACCACAAGTTAGCCGTTATCTAACGAACCCGTCAGTAAACGGCGCCAGTGGCTCGCCCATTGAGGCGGATAGACAAACAGGGACCACTTCTTCATATTTTGCAGTCGCTTCTGCCGAGAGGCCAGGCCAGTCCCCAACGTCCAAAAGAATTGATGAGCCACCCCTCGTCCAACCTCTCAGAGAGGACTCGGGCAATGAGTCTAAGGCCTCTAGCTCAGGAGATGTGTATCATTCGGCTCGATCATCGCCTATCAACAGCGTACCACCTGTCCCTCCTGGGTTGACCACAGAAGTCTTGCGCGACGAGCGGCCGCTTAAGCAGCCTTCAACTCCTGAATTCGTACACAAGTTACCTGACTCACCTGATGACATGGCCCCAACAGCCACTTCATCTACTGTGAAGAGGGCTAGTTCGCCGCTGCTCTCTCTAGTAACAAGACAGCATCCCTCGCCAGGATCTCAAGGCAGCCAGCGAGCTGTTCTGCTCGAACAGACTGTTGTGAGAAGCATAGAGGACGACATGTCACCTCCAAAAGGGCCACAATATGACGGAGTTGATCAGTCTATCGACTTGACAGTATAA
- a CDS encoding hypothetical protein (EggNog:ENOG41): protein MSSFFTVPGAQKKRKRTETSEQPKKRVAPSKSAGKINSKNAGPTNKRVERDDESISGSDSDDDESHDSASVASDVEMDDSGSDEEEGETAAERRRRLAERYLENIKERVDVTGFDAADIDRDLIAERLQEDVAEGKGRVYRQLASELGFDDASRTFFRSNTNTVTAIATCAPYIYTTTKDLYLQKWKTQDLPQHQYPQTTKRKPKKPPAPPRKRPVLEAWLKGNTTKSKEKNYQRHTDRILAVAASPDGKYVATGGADRKLIIYDAHALKPIKVFTHHRDAVTGLVFRRGTNQLYSCSKDRTVKVWSLDEMAYVETLFGHQDEILDVDALAQERCVSVGARDRTARLWKVAEETQLVFRGGAVDKKSRPTGVHPRSLLHEGSMDRVAMIDDDLFVTGSDNGAIALWSVQKKKPVYIEPIAHGIDPPLEPEEASAEVNPDSKIVPPPTPRWITAIRTIPYSDVILTGSWDGHIRIWQLSEDKRKIEFRGVLAKHEDGEKTSHDQNVHGPLHGVVNDIDIFERGDRGKDGLCVAVAIGNEHRLGRWNPPAKAGRNGGFIFEIPRIQRPAVNGTNESSNGDEQDE, encoded by the coding sequence ATGTCGTCCTTTTTTACGGTTCCAGGTGcacagaagaagcgaaagcgTACTGAGACTTCAGAACAACCAAAGAAAAGAGTTGCGCCTTCAAAATCTGCTGGCAAGATAAATTCGAAGAATGCCGGCCCCACCAACAAGCGAGTCGAGCGAGACGACGAGTCTATCTCTGGGAGCGAttctgacgatgacgagagcCACGATAGCGCCTCAGTCGCGAGTGACGTTGAAATGGATGACAGCGggtctgatgaggaggagggcgagaCTGCCGCTGAGCGAAGACGGCGGCTAGCAGAGCGATACCTCGAGAACATCAAGGAGCGCGTGGACGTTACTGGTTTTGATGCTGCCGATATTGACCGGGATCTGATTGCCGAGCGACTGCAGGAGGATGTAGCAGAGGGCAAAGGTCGGGTGTATCGCCAATTGGCCTCGGAATTAGGATTTGACGACGCTTCGCGTACCTTCTTCCgaagcaacaccaacactgtCACTGCCATCGCTACATGCGCCCCCTACATCTACACCACAACGAAGGATCTATATCTACAGAAATGGAAGACCCAAGATCTCCCACAACACCAGTACCCGCAGACAACCAAGCGGAAGCCAAAAAAGCCCCCAGCACCTCCGAGGAAGCGGCCTGTGCTGGAGGCGTGGCTAAAGGGAAATACGACAAAGTCAAAAGAAAAGAACTATCAGCGCCATACAGACCGTATTCTTGCTGTTGCAGCCTCTCCCGATGGTAAATATGTAGCCACTGGTGGTGCAGACCGGAAGCTTATTATCTACGACGCCCATGCCCTCAAGCCCATCAAGGTTTTCACACATCACAGAGACGCTGTTACTGGACTCGTCTTCCGAAGAGGAACGAATCAGCTTTACTCATGCTCCAAGGACCGCACGGTAAAGGTCTGGAGCTTAGATGAAATGGCCTACGTTGAAACGCTGTTTGGTCACCAGGACGAAATTCTCGATGTCGATGCCCTTGCGCAAGAGCGATGTGTTAGCGTTGGCGCACGAGACCGTACTGCGCGTCTCTGGAAGGTCGCTGAGGAGACACAGCTTGTCTTCCGCGGTGGTGCTGTAGACAAGAAGTCACGTCCTACGGGTGTTCACCCTCGATCTCTCCTTCACGAAGGTAGCATGGACCGAGTAGCCATGATCGACGACGATCTCTTTGTCACGGGGAGCGACAACGGTGCTATTGCTCTATGGAGTgtgcagaagaagaagcctgtgTACATAGAGCCCATTGCACATGGTATCGACCCGCCCCTGGAGCCCGAGGAGGCATCGGCCGAGGTGAACCCAGACTCCAAGATCGTGCCACCTCCCACACCCCGCTGGATCACCGCTATCCGAACCATTCCCTACTCTGACGTTATTCTGACTGGCAGTTGGGATGGTCATATCCGAATCTGGCAACTCAGTGAGGATAAGCGCAAGATTGAGTTCCGTGGGGTCCTCGCCAAGCATGAAGACGGAGAGAAGACGTCACATGACCAGAATGTTCATGGCCCTCTTCATGGTGTTGTAAACGATATCGACATATTTGAGCGTGGCGATAGAGGCAAAGATGGCCTTTGCGTGGCTGTAGCTATCGGAAACGAACATCGCCTTGGCAGATGGAACCCTCCCGCAAAGGCTGGACGCAATGGAGGTTTTATTTTCGAGATTCCAAGGATACAGCGGCCGGCGGTAAACGGCACGAATGAGAGCTCGAATGGAGACGAGCAAGATGAATAA
- the PCB4 gene encoding putative proteasome subunit beta type-4 (EggNog:ENOG41~MEROPS:MER0002676), protein MRGATILKASDDKTRALNKHTLLAFSGEAGDTVQFAEYIQRNAQLYSMRNESDLSPSGLAHFVRGELATSLRSRKPYNVNLLMGGVDPITGKPSLYWLDYLASLADVPYAAHGYAQYYCLSILDKHHHPDITLHQGIKILTMCTDELKRRLPIDFKGMVVKAVKADGIVDIEFDDDKVVKCA, encoded by the exons ATGCGGGGCGCCACTATCCTCAAGGCATCCGATGACAAGACCAGAGCTCTTAACAAGCATACACTCCTCGCATTCTCTGGAGAGGCCGGCGACACAG TGCAATTTGCCGAATACATTCAACGAAATGCCCAGCTCTACTCGATGCGAAACGAGTCCGATCTTTCTCCGTCTGGCCTGGCTCACTTCGTTCGTGGAGAGCTAGCCACTAGTCTGCGATCTCGAAAGCCCTACAATGTTAACCTCCTCATGGGTGGTGTTGACCCCATCACTGGCAAGCCTTCGCTCTACTGGCTCGACTATCTAGCGTCGCTAGCAGATGTTCCTTATGCTGCGCATGGATACGCACA ATACTACTGCCTGTCTATCCTCGATAAGCACCATCACCCCGATATCACACTCCACCAGGGCATCAAGATCCTGACAATGTGCACTGACGAACTGAAGCGCCGATTACCAATCGACTTCAAGGGTATGGTAGTGAAGGCGGTCAAGGCGGATGGGATCGTCGACATagagtttgatgatgataaggtTGTCAAGTGTGCTTGA
- the DED1 gene encoding DEAD-box ATP-dependent RNA helicase (EggNog:ENOG41) — MADQINMGGLSLNDGAQQGPPQGQRSYIPPHMRRQGGAPQGGPPAMNGGPPPAGPGPNGLGNSAWANQNYGARQSNWGNDVPTYQNNNNNRRGGWGGRGGYSGGGGNVDGHSGGGGGYTARGSGDGQWRDGKHVPGPANPRVERELFGTPDDPSKQHTGINFEKYDDIPVEASGQDVPEPVHQFTTPPLDEHLCRNIELAHYKVPTPVQKYSIPIVMGGRDLMACAQTGSGKTGGFLFPILSQAFINGPSPVPANAAGQFGRQRKAYPTSLILAPTRELVSQIFDESRKFAYRSWVRPCVVYGGADIGSQLRQIERGCDLLVATPGRLVDLIERGRISLQNIKYLVLDEADRMLDMGFEPQIRRIVEGEDMPQVQDRQTLMFSATFPRDIQMLARDFLKDYIFLSVGRVGSTSENITQKVEYVEDVDKRSVLLDILHSNANGLTLIFVETKRMADSLSDFLINQNFPATSIHGDRTQRERERALEFFRNGRCPILVATAVAARGLDIPNVLHVINYDLPTDVDDYVHRIGRTGRAGNTGIATAFFNRGNRGIVRELMDLLKEANQEVPAFLETIARESSFGGRGGRSRGGGGRGGATRDFRKFGGGGGGGFGGNNGGGGGFNAPSQGAGYGGGGFSGSGGYGGGGYSGGGGYGGGGYGNPSGPGAQSSWW, encoded by the exons atggctgatcaAATCAACATGGGAGGTCTCTCCCTCAACGATGGCGCCCAGCAGGGCCCTCCTCAGGGTCAGCGATCCTACATTCCCCCTCATATGCGTCGCCAGGGCGGCGCTCCCCAAGGTGGTCCTCCTGCTATGAACGGAGGTCCTCCTCCCGCTGGACCTGGTCCCAACGGTCTTGGCAACAGTGCATGGGCTAA CCAAAACTATGGTGCCCGTCAATCCAACTGGGGCAACGACGTTCCTACCTatcagaacaacaacaacaaccgcCGGGGCGGCTGGGGCGGTCGAGGTGGTTACAGCGGCGGTGGCGGCAATGTGGATGGTCACTCtggaggcggtggtggttACACTGCACGCGGCTCTGGTGATGGCCAGTGGCGCGATGGAAAGCACGTTCCTGGCCCGGCTAACCCCCGTGTCGAGCGCGAGCTTTTTGGTACCCCCGATGACCCTTCCAAGCAGCACACCGGTATCAACTTCGAGAAGTACGATGACATTCCCGTCGAGGCTTCTGGTCAAGATGTTCCTGAGCCTGTCCACCAGTTCACCACTCCTCCTCTGGATGAGCATCTTTGCCGCAACATCGAGCTTGCTCACTACAAGGTTCCCACTCCTGTCCAGAAATACTCGATCCCCATCGTTATGGGTGGTCGTGATCTGATGGCCTGTGCTCAGACTGGTTCCGGAAAGACGGGTGGTTTCTTGTTCCCCATCCTCTCCCAGGCCTTCATCAACGGCCCTTCTCCTGTGCCCGCTAATGCCGCTGGCCAGTTCGGCCGTCAGCGCAAGGCTTACCCTACCTCCTTGATTCTGGCCCCTACACGCGAACTTGTCTCCCAGATTTTTGATGAGTCTCGAAAGTTCGCCTACCGATCTTGGGTCCGACCTTGCGTTGTCTACGGTGGTGCCGATATTGGTTCTCAGCTCCGACAGATTGAGCGTGGCTGCGATTTGCTTGTTGCTACTCCTGGTCGATTGGTCGATCTCATAGAGCGAGGCCGTATCTCCCTGCAGAACATCAAGTACCTGGTCCTTGATGAGGCCGATCGTATGCTTGACATGGGTTTCGAGCCCCAGATTCGCCGCATTGTGGAGGGTGAAGACATGCCCCAAGTTCAGGACCGTCAGACTCTCATGTTCTCGGCTACCTTCCCCCGCGATATTCAGATGCTTGCCCGCGATTTCCTCAAGGACTACATCTTCCTTTCTGTCGGTCGTGTTGGTTCTACTTCCGAGAACATCACCCAGAAGGTCGAGTATGTTGAGGATGTCGACAAGCGCTCCGTTCTGCTGGATATTCTTCACTCCAACGCCAATGGTCTGACTCTGATTTTTGTCGAGACCAAGCGTATGGCCGATTCGCTTTCGGATTTTCTTATCAACCAGAACTTCCCAGCTACTTCCATTCACGGTGATCGTACTCAGCGTGAGCGTGAGCGCGCTCTTGAGTTTTTCCGCAACGGTCGATGCCCGATTTTGGTCGCTACCGCTGTCGCTGCTCGAG GATTGGATATACCGAACGTCCTGCATGTTATCAACTACGATCTTCCtactgatgttgatgactaCGTTCACCGAATTGGTCGAACCGGTCGTGCCGGAAACACCGGTATTGCGACCGCTTTCTTCAACCGAGGCAACCGTGGAATTGTCCGGGAGCTTATGGATCTCCTGAAGGAAGCTAACCAAGAGGTTCCTGCTTTCCTCGAGACCATTGCCCGCGAGTCTTCGTTCGGTGGTCGTGGTGGTCGTTctcgtggtggtggtggccgtGGTGGTGCAACACGTGACTTCCGTAAGTTCGGcggaggcggcggcggcggcttcGGCGGCAACAACGGCGGTGGCGGCGGTTTCAATGCTCCTTCCCAGGGCGCAGGCTATGGTGGAGGCGGTTTCAGTGGCTCCGGCGGCTACGGAGGTGGTGGCTACAGCGGCGGCGGTGGCTATGGAGGTGGTGGTTATGGAAACCCCAGTGGCCCCGGAGCTCAGTCTTCTTGGTGGTAA
- a CDS encoding hypothetical protein (EggNog:ENOG41) codes for MGVFDSLDAGVTNLFGQWNVYSTGLVTLLLAVVSYRVISTRDPDVHPMLLARQAVPSSVRNEGESPIYRSQAAPHGMPLNTGLNVKDSGASKWSRGRDGDLRDVWKRAAEGGENGAKGRILTVLGSQNVVDHKLDDITRQINLIGQHIAETGGIRVAVYLPNSVELLVTLLACSFYQNLTTVLIPFDVSNDELVSMLRRSAADTLITAPGAFPFDAVIQAYPSLRQLIWVTDEGSSHMDWNEIPEGTGGNINVATWQDILRDSPAHAGTELPTIDPSKTPSDIVTFWQTEPGEVEEMVRFSQANLVSAISAQLAAIPTKERINASDLFLPADSLANVYTLVLTLGALYSNASIALNSVAGKSPDLVLATQGVAPTVLVASPETLLKTHKESTSRLTSSLANASHVMATRSLALEGVHATSNLLSGFSSGAAPALGTTPGKLRLVLVAERAGSDTPLLPANVLSDLRIFTGARVVYALTAAKVAGAICQTALYDYRLPVDAKTHFGPPLTSVELYLKDAGAHKTTDEKIEGHIVVRGPSVAGGEVNVGIPGKIRHDNTLAYA; via the exons ATGGGCGTCTTTGACAGCCTCGACGCAGGCGTCACCAACCTGTTCGGTCAATGGAACGTCTATTCGACTGGTCTGGTGACCCTCCTGCTGGCTGTTGTCTCATATCGAGTTATCTCGACCCGCGATCCCGATGTGCATCCCATGCTCCTGGCTCGCCAAGCCGTCCCGTCTTCAGTCCGAAATGAAGGAGAGAGTCCTATTTATCGATCCCAGGCTGCCCCTCATGGCATGCCGCTCAATACTGGCCTTAATGTGAAGGATTCTGGAGCTTCTAAGTGGTCTCGCGGTCGTGATGGCGACTTGAGAGATGTCTGGAAGAGGGCGGCTGAGGGCGGCGAGAACGGGGCCAAGGGAAGGATTCTGACTGTCCTCGGTTCCCAGAACGTCGTGGATCATAAGCTCG ATGATATCACTCGTCAGATTAATCTTATTGGTCAGCACATTGCCGAGACTGGTGGTATTAGGGTTGCCGTTTACCTCCCGAACTCAGTTGAACTCTTGGTAACGCTTCTCGCCTGCAGCTTTTATCAAAACCTCACAACGGTTCTGATCCCTTTTGATGTGTCcaatgatgagcttgtttcTATGTTACGCCGCTCTGCTGCTGATACCTTGATTACCGCTCCTGGCGCATTCCCTTTCGATGCTGTAATCCAGGCCTACCCATCTCTTCGACAGCTCATTTGGGTCACAGACGAAGGAAGTAGCCACATGGACTGGAATGAGATCCCTGAAGGTACTGGCGGCAACATCAACGTCGCTACTTGGCAGGATATTCTTCGCGACTCCCCCGCCCATGCCGGCACAGAGCTCCCGACTATTGACCCCTCGAAGACTCCCTCCGATATCGTCACCTTTTGGCAGACTGAGCCTGGCGAGGTTGAGGAAATGGTGCGCTTCAGTCAAGCCAACCTTGTCTCTGCTATTTCTGCTCAACTCGCTGCTATCCCAACCAAGGAGCGCATCAACGCATCGGATCTTTTTTTGCCCGCTGATTCTCTTGCCAACGTCTATACACTCGTTCTTACACTTGGCGCTCTCTATTCGAATGCTTCCATTGCGCTGAACTCGGTCGCCGGCAAGTCACCAGACCTGGTTCTAGCAACTCAGGGAGTTGCTCCCACTGTTTTGGTTGCTAGTCCCGAGACACTTCTCAAGACTCATAAGGAGTCCACTTCTAGGCTGACATCTTCTTTGGCCAACGCCTCTCATGTCATGGCAACTCGTTCTCTGGCCCTGGAGGGAGTTCATGCCACCTCCAACTTGCTTTCTGGTTTCTCTTCTGGCGCAGCCCCGGCCCTTGGCACAACACCTGGCAAACTTCGTCTGGTGTTAGTTGCAGAGCGTGCAGGTTCTGATACCCCTCTCCTCCCGGCCAACGTTTTGTCGGATCTACGTATCTTTACTGGGGCGAGGGTTGTGTACGCTTTAACCGCAGCCAAAGTGGCTGGAGCTATTTGCCAGACCGCTCTTTACGACTATCGACTCCCGGTTGATGCCAAGACACACTTCGGTCCTCCATTGACCAGTGTCGAGCTATATCTCAAGGACGCCGGCGCTCACAAGACTACTGATGAGAAAATCGAAGGCCAC ATTGTCGTGAGAGGACCTTCCGTGGCTGGAGGAGAAGTCAACGTTGGGATTCCCGGAAAAATTCGACATGACAATACCCTTGCTTATGCCTGA